Proteins encoded by one window of Lepeophtheirus salmonis chromosome 3, UVic_Lsal_1.4, whole genome shotgun sequence:
- the RhoGAP68F gene encoding rho GTPase-activating protein 1 isoform X2 has translation MKMSTQIFSNNVMPRKIFYAATYVGECEDPYPSLSDYHDYEPNLEFDDSDLLQQQHPEPEDEDDFDFVEVEPQGPPVDYIESPMSDGTIEEDFEKAFAKELETVGPIDEINSGGGSDERDLELDEDFSDIASHGIVEVVGDDLAGRKIIVVYACRLPNNKNFNHQRFLRYLMYTLDQYVDIDYSLVYFHYGLTSKNKPPLRWLWEVYKALDRRYKKNLKSLYLVHPTNFIRVVWSFFKPIISVKFGRKVQYVDCLNDLKQSMDMERIPIPVPVIEHDRKVISRMSKSPSIGSGFKSSSGNMDPARQFGTTLEWILEHNPQCSLPPIMYQCIEFLSQPDCLETEGIFRRSANAELVRELQSKINSGEEIVFEEGDVHIAAVILKTFLRELEEPLLTYDLFEQIIQIQDIPKEDKHSYVSEMINNSLPDINYRILKSLLDFLSLVMDRSCLNKMTSSNLAIVFGPNLVWSRDQSLSLAHIGPINYFTDFLLNNNDSLFTRTN, from the exons ATGAAAATGAGTACTCAGATTTTTAGCAATAATGTGATGCCAAGGAAGATATTTTATGCGG caaccTATGTTGGTGAATGTGAGGATCCGTATCCCTCGCTCTCAGACTATCACGACTACGAACCCAATTTAGAATTTGATGATTCAGATCTCTTACAACAGCAGCATCCTGAGCCAGAAGATGAAGACG acttTGATTTTGTGGAAGTTGAGCCTCAAGGACCTCCGGTTGACTACATCGAGTCTCCCATGTCTGATGGAACCATTGAAGAAGACTTTGAGAAAGCGTTTGCCAAAGAATTAGAAACTGTGGGTCCAATAGATGAAATCAACAGTGGAGGAGGATCCGATGAAAGGGATTTAGAATTGGATGAAGACTTTTCTGATATTGCATCACATGGTATAGTTGAGGTCGTTGGAGATGATTTGGCTGGACGGAAAATCATTGTCGTCTATGCTTGTAGATTACCaaacaataaaaactttaatcatCAAAGATTTCTTCGATATTTAATGTACACATTAGATCAATATGTGGATATAGACTACTCCTTGGTATATTTCCATTATGGACTGacttctaaaaataaaccacCTTTAAGATGGCTTTGGGAAGTTTATAAAGCACTGGACCGAAGATATAAAAAGAATCTTAAGTCTCTTTATCTAGTCCACCCTACTAATTTCATCCGAGTCGTTTGGAGCTTTTTCAAGCCCATCATAAG TGTCAAGTTTGGTCGTAAGGTTCAGTATGTAGATTGTTTAAACGATTTGAAACAGTCTATGGATATGGAACGGATTCCCATTCCTGTTCCAGTCATAGAGCATGATCGCAAAGTAATATCCCGAATGAGTAAAAGTCCATCCATTGGTTCGGGCTTTAAAAGCAGCTCTGGCAATATGGATCCTGCTCGTCAGTTTGGAACAACACTTGAATGGATACTTGAACACAATCCTCAATGTTCTTTACCTCCAATAATGTATCaatgtattgaatttttaagTCAGCCCGACTGTTTGGAGACTGAAGGTATTTTCCGACGCTCAGCCAATGCTGAGCTAGTTCGAGAATTGCAGAGTAAAATAAACAGTGGAGAGGAGATTGTATTCGAGGAAGGTGATGTTCACATTGCTGCTGTTATCCTCAAAACATTCCTTCGCGAGTTGGAAGAACCTCTTCTGACTTATGACTTATTTGagcaaattattcaaattcaag ataTCCCGAAGGAAGATAAACATTCCTATGTCTCAGAAATGATCAATAATTCGTTACCAGATATTAATTATCGTATTCTCAAATCCCTTTTAGATTTCCTTTCTTTA gtTATGGATCGTAGTTGCTTGAACAAAATGACTTCATCGAATTTAGCAATCGTATTTGGACCAAATCTGGTTTGGTCGCGAGATCAAAGTCTTTCCTTGGCTCATATTGGAccgattaattattttactgactttttattaaacaataatgattcCCTTTTCACACgtactaattaa
- the RhoGAP68F gene encoding rho GTPase-activating protein 1 isoform X1, with protein MVISFMNETVVIYYIHIYKIPLYTNILCFNFATYVGECEDPYPSLSDYHDYEPNLEFDDSDLLQQQHPEPEDEDDFDFVEVEPQGPPVDYIESPMSDGTIEEDFEKAFAKELETVGPIDEINSGGGSDERDLELDEDFSDIASHGIVEVVGDDLAGRKIIVVYACRLPNNKNFNHQRFLRYLMYTLDQYVDIDYSLVYFHYGLTSKNKPPLRWLWEVYKALDRRYKKNLKSLYLVHPTNFIRVVWSFFKPIISVKFGRKVQYVDCLNDLKQSMDMERIPIPVPVIEHDRKVISRMSKSPSIGSGFKSSSGNMDPARQFGTTLEWILEHNPQCSLPPIMYQCIEFLSQPDCLETEGIFRRSANAELVRELQSKINSGEEIVFEEGDVHIAAVILKTFLRELEEPLLTYDLFEQIIQIQDIPKEDKHSYVSEMINNSLPDINYRILKSLLDFLSLVMDRSCLNKMTSSNLAIVFGPNLVWSRDQSLSLAHIGPINYFTDFLLNNNDSLFTRTN; from the exons ATGGTCATCTCATTCATGAATGAGACTGTtgttatatattacatacatatatacaaaatccctttgtatacaaatatactaTGTTTCAATTTCG caaccTATGTTGGTGAATGTGAGGATCCGTATCCCTCGCTCTCAGACTATCACGACTACGAACCCAATTTAGAATTTGATGATTCAGATCTCTTACAACAGCAGCATCCTGAGCCAGAAGATGAAGACG acttTGATTTTGTGGAAGTTGAGCCTCAAGGACCTCCGGTTGACTACATCGAGTCTCCCATGTCTGATGGAACCATTGAAGAAGACTTTGAGAAAGCGTTTGCCAAAGAATTAGAAACTGTGGGTCCAATAGATGAAATCAACAGTGGAGGAGGATCCGATGAAAGGGATTTAGAATTGGATGAAGACTTTTCTGATATTGCATCACATGGTATAGTTGAGGTCGTTGGAGATGATTTGGCTGGACGGAAAATCATTGTCGTCTATGCTTGTAGATTACCaaacaataaaaactttaatcatCAAAGATTTCTTCGATATTTAATGTACACATTAGATCAATATGTGGATATAGACTACTCCTTGGTATATTTCCATTATGGACTGacttctaaaaataaaccacCTTTAAGATGGCTTTGGGAAGTTTATAAAGCACTGGACCGAAGATATAAAAAGAATCTTAAGTCTCTTTATCTAGTCCACCCTACTAATTTCATCCGAGTCGTTTGGAGCTTTTTCAAGCCCATCATAAG TGTCAAGTTTGGTCGTAAGGTTCAGTATGTAGATTGTTTAAACGATTTGAAACAGTCTATGGATATGGAACGGATTCCCATTCCTGTTCCAGTCATAGAGCATGATCGCAAAGTAATATCCCGAATGAGTAAAAGTCCATCCATTGGTTCGGGCTTTAAAAGCAGCTCTGGCAATATGGATCCTGCTCGTCAGTTTGGAACAACACTTGAATGGATACTTGAACACAATCCTCAATGTTCTTTACCTCCAATAATGTATCaatgtattgaatttttaagTCAGCCCGACTGTTTGGAGACTGAAGGTATTTTCCGACGCTCAGCCAATGCTGAGCTAGTTCGAGAATTGCAGAGTAAAATAAACAGTGGAGAGGAGATTGTATTCGAGGAAGGTGATGTTCACATTGCTGCTGTTATCCTCAAAACATTCCTTCGCGAGTTGGAAGAACCTCTTCTGACTTATGACTTATTTGagcaaattattcaaattcaag ataTCCCGAAGGAAGATAAACATTCCTATGTCTCAGAAATGATCAATAATTCGTTACCAGATATTAATTATCGTATTCTCAAATCCCTTTTAGATTTCCTTTCTTTA gtTATGGATCGTAGTTGCTTGAACAAAATGACTTCATCGAATTTAGCAATCGTATTTGGACCAAATCTGGTTTGGTCGCGAGATCAAAGTCTTTCCTTGGCTCATATTGGAccgattaattattttactgactttttattaaacaataatgattcCCTTTTCACACgtactaattaa
- the RhoGAP68F gene encoding rho GTPase-activating protein 1 isoform X3: protein MTEASKSKDATYVGECEDPYPSLSDYHDYEPNLEFDDSDLLQQQHPEPEDEDDFDFVEVEPQGPPVDYIESPMSDGTIEEDFEKAFAKELETVGPIDEINSGGGSDERDLELDEDFSDIASHGIVEVVGDDLAGRKIIVVYACRLPNNKNFNHQRFLRYLMYTLDQYVDIDYSLVYFHYGLTSKNKPPLRWLWEVYKALDRRYKKNLKSLYLVHPTNFIRVVWSFFKPIISVKFGRKVQYVDCLNDLKQSMDMERIPIPVPVIEHDRKVISRMSKSPSIGSGFKSSSGNMDPARQFGTTLEWILEHNPQCSLPPIMYQCIEFLSQPDCLETEGIFRRSANAELVRELQSKINSGEEIVFEEGDVHIAAVILKTFLRELEEPLLTYDLFEQIIQIQDIPKEDKHSYVSEMINNSLPDINYRILKSLLDFLSLVMDRSCLNKMTSSNLAIVFGPNLVWSRDQSLSLAHIGPINYFTDFLLNNNDSLFTRTN, encoded by the exons caaccTATGTTGGTGAATGTGAGGATCCGTATCCCTCGCTCTCAGACTATCACGACTACGAACCCAATTTAGAATTTGATGATTCAGATCTCTTACAACAGCAGCATCCTGAGCCAGAAGATGAAGACG acttTGATTTTGTGGAAGTTGAGCCTCAAGGACCTCCGGTTGACTACATCGAGTCTCCCATGTCTGATGGAACCATTGAAGAAGACTTTGAGAAAGCGTTTGCCAAAGAATTAGAAACTGTGGGTCCAATAGATGAAATCAACAGTGGAGGAGGATCCGATGAAAGGGATTTAGAATTGGATGAAGACTTTTCTGATATTGCATCACATGGTATAGTTGAGGTCGTTGGAGATGATTTGGCTGGACGGAAAATCATTGTCGTCTATGCTTGTAGATTACCaaacaataaaaactttaatcatCAAAGATTTCTTCGATATTTAATGTACACATTAGATCAATATGTGGATATAGACTACTCCTTGGTATATTTCCATTATGGACTGacttctaaaaataaaccacCTTTAAGATGGCTTTGGGAAGTTTATAAAGCACTGGACCGAAGATATAAAAAGAATCTTAAGTCTCTTTATCTAGTCCACCCTACTAATTTCATCCGAGTCGTTTGGAGCTTTTTCAAGCCCATCATAAG TGTCAAGTTTGGTCGTAAGGTTCAGTATGTAGATTGTTTAAACGATTTGAAACAGTCTATGGATATGGAACGGATTCCCATTCCTGTTCCAGTCATAGAGCATGATCGCAAAGTAATATCCCGAATGAGTAAAAGTCCATCCATTGGTTCGGGCTTTAAAAGCAGCTCTGGCAATATGGATCCTGCTCGTCAGTTTGGAACAACACTTGAATGGATACTTGAACACAATCCTCAATGTTCTTTACCTCCAATAATGTATCaatgtattgaatttttaagTCAGCCCGACTGTTTGGAGACTGAAGGTATTTTCCGACGCTCAGCCAATGCTGAGCTAGTTCGAGAATTGCAGAGTAAAATAAACAGTGGAGAGGAGATTGTATTCGAGGAAGGTGATGTTCACATTGCTGCTGTTATCCTCAAAACATTCCTTCGCGAGTTGGAAGAACCTCTTCTGACTTATGACTTATTTGagcaaattattcaaattcaag ataTCCCGAAGGAAGATAAACATTCCTATGTCTCAGAAATGATCAATAATTCGTTACCAGATATTAATTATCGTATTCTCAAATCCCTTTTAGATTTCCTTTCTTTA gtTATGGATCGTAGTTGCTTGAACAAAATGACTTCATCGAATTTAGCAATCGTATTTGGACCAAATCTGGTTTGGTCGCGAGATCAAAGTCTTTCCTTGGCTCATATTGGAccgattaattattttactgactttttattaaacaataatgattcCCTTTTCACACgtactaattaa
- the LOC121114307 gene encoding innexin inx2, translated as MLGVFQPLTAFLKLDSVWIDNNVFRLHYKATVMVFVAASLMVTSRQFFGDPIDCIVDNVPGDIMDTYCWIHSTFTIPNKISGEVGKDMPFPGISPIADLEPGTEVKFHKYYQWVCFFLFFEAALFYVPRHLWKSSEGGKISMLVGELMEPLLEEEKRSDQISLIVKYFTTHRGTHTLYALRYFFCEVLNFVNVILQIYFIDYFLNYEFTNYGTRVLEYSEMDSSERDDPMALVFPKVTKCTFNKYGPSGTIEVKDGLCVLPLNIINEKIFIFLWFWLIVIAAISGLFLIYRLFVLLGFQIRVALITYRGGRSTKRDHVASILNAPSFSYMEKIGDWLVLYLLCKNLDVLTVNELIKHLRKSTEMSDEKSETMKLNSSV; from the coding sequence ATGTTGGGCGTATTTCAACCCTTGACCGCCTTCCTGAAGTTGGATAGCGTTTGGATCGACAACAATGTGTTTCGGCTGCATTATAAGGCGACCGTGATGGTGTTTGTGGCGGCGTCCCTGATGGTGACCTCTCGTCAGTTCTTTGGAGATCCCATCGACTGCATCGTGGACAATGTTCCAGGAGACATAATGGACACCTACTGCTGGATCCACTCCACTTTCACCATTCCCAACAAGATTTCCGGAGAGGTGGGCAAAGACATGCCTTTCCCTGGCATCTCTCCCATTGCGGACCTGGAGCCTGGCACGGAAGTCAAGTTCCACAAATACTACCAATGGGTCTGCTTCTTCCTCTTCTTTGAAGCCGCTTTGTTCTATGTGCCAAGGCACCTCTGGAAAAGCTCCGAAGGCGGAAAGATCTCCATGTTGGTTGGGGAGTTGATGGAACCTCTGTTGGAGGAGGAAAAGAGGTCTGATCAGATCTCGCTCATTGTCAAATACTTCACGACCCACCGTGGAACACACACGCTATATGCTCTCAGGTACTTCTTCTGTGAAGTACTCAACTTTGTTAACGTCATTCTTCAAATCTATTTCATCGATTACTTTCTCAACTATGAATTCACCAACTACGGAACACGTGTTTTGGAATATTCGGAAATGGACTCCTCAGAAAGAGATGATCCCATGGCTTTGGTCTTCCCTAAGGTCACCAAGTGTACATTCAACAAATATGGTCCCTCCGGTACAATTGAAGTCAAGGATGGTCTCTGTGTTCTCCCACTTAATAtcatcaacgaaaaaatattcattttccttTGGTTTTGGTTAATTGTGATTGCTGCAATCTCTGGTCTCTTCCTTATCTACCGGCTCTTTGTTCTATTGGGATTTCAAATTCGTGTTGCGCTCATCACCTACCGTGGAGGAAGATCAACCAAGAGGGATCATGTTGCCTCCATTCTTAATGCTCCTTCCTTTTCCTATATGGAAAAGATTGGAGATTGGTTGGTTTTATATCTT